CATCCACAGCCGGCCGAGCCTAACGTGGAGGCCAGCCGTGCCGATGGTCCCTGGTGATCGGCGGGTGGACTCCCGCCCCCGACCCGAGGGGACCAGGTGCGCACATCGACTCACGAGGAAGTTGGTAGCGACATGGCCGCGAGCGAGCTCTCCGCGCAGCTCTGGAAGGAGCGCGAGCTCCTCGAGCTGCTGCTGTTCAAGCTGGAGGAGGAGCAGCTGCTGCTCATCGCAGGCAAGTCGCGCTGGATCTCGCACGCGACGCGCGAGGTCGAGCAGGTCATGGAGCGCATGCGCGAGGCCGGGCTCGCCCGCACGGTGGAGGCCGCCGCCCTCGCCGAGCAGTGGGGCCTGGCGCCCGACGCTTCCCTCCGCGAGCTGGCGGCCGCCGCACCCGACGGCATCTGGTCCGACATCTTCGGCTCGCACCTCGCGGCCATGACCGAGCTGACCGGCCAGATCGGCGAGGTCCGCGACACCAACGAGCGCCTCCTCCGCGAAGCCGCACGGTCGACGCAGGAGACCCTCAGCGGCCTCGCCGGCAGCCCGGCCGACGCCGGCGTCTACGGCGCAGGCGGCGAGAGCCGTTCCGGCGACACCGGCGCGCGACTGTTCGACACCGAGGCCTAGCAGGAGCAG
The sequence above is a segment of the Leifsonia williamsii genome. Coding sequences within it:
- the flgN gene encoding flagellar export chaperone FlgN, coding for MAASELSAQLWKERELLELLLFKLEEEQLLLIAGKSRWISHATREVEQVMERMREAGLARTVEAAALAEQWGLAPDASLRELAAAAPDGIWSDIFGSHLAAMTELTGQIGEVRDTNERLLREAARSTQETLSGLAGSPADAGVYGAGGESRSGDTGARLFDTEA